In one Acomys russatus chromosome 15, mAcoRus1.1, whole genome shotgun sequence genomic region, the following are encoded:
- the C15H1orf43 gene encoding protein C1orf43 homolog isoform X1, translating to MASSSNWLSGVNVVLVMAYGSLVFVLLFIFVKRQIMRFAMKSRRGPHVPVGHNAPKDLKEEIDVRLSRVQDIKYEPQLLADDDTRLLQLETQGNQKIPFHAEGRHPCSLMGKNFRSYLLDLRNTSTPFKGVRKALIDALLDGYEAARYGTGVFGQSEYLRYQEALRELATVVKARMGSSQRQHQSAAKDLTQSPEMSPTTIQVTYLPSSQKSKRPKHFLELKSFKDNYNTLESTL from the exons aTGGCGTCTAGCAGTAACTGGCTGTCCGGAGTGAATGTCGTGCTTGTGATGGCATACGGGAGCCTG GTATTTGTACTGCTGTTTATTTTTGTGAAGAGACAAATCATGCGCTTTGCAATGAAATCTAGAAGAGGACCCCATGTCCCTGTGGGACACAATGCCCCCAAG GACTTGAAAGAGGAGATCGATGTTCGACTGTCCAGGGTGCAGGATATCAAGTATGAACCCCAGCTCCTGGCAGATGATGACAccagactgctgcagctggaAACCCAGGGCAATCAAA AGATCCCATTTCATGCTGAAGGCCGGCACCCCTGTTCTTTAATGGGTAAGAATTTCCGCTCTTACTTGCTAGATCTGCGAAACACTAGCACTCCTTTCAAGGGTGTTCGCAAGGCCCTCATTGATGCTCTGCTTGATGGATATGAGGCAGCCCGCTATGGGACAGGG GTCTTTGGCCAGAGTGAGTACTTGCGGTATCAGGAGGCCTTACGTGAGCTGGCCACTGT AGTCAAAGCACGGATGGGCAGCTCTCAGAGACAACACCAGTCAGCGGCCAAAGACCTAACCCAGTCGCCTGAAATGTCGCCAACAACCATCCAGGTCACATACCTTCCCTCCAGTCAGAAGAGCAAACGTCCTAAGCACTTTCTCGAACTGAAGAGCTTTAAGGACAACTATAACACACTAGAGAGTACGCTATGA
- the C15H1orf43 gene encoding protein C1orf43 homolog isoform X2 has protein sequence MASSSNWLSGVNVVLVMAYGSLVFVLLFIFVKRQIMRFAMKSRRGPHVPVGHNAPKDLKEEIDVRLSRVQDIKYEPQLLADDDTRLLQLETQGNQSCYNYLYRMKALDAIRASEIPFHAEGRHPCSLMGKNFRSYLLDLRNTSTPFKGVRKALIDALLDGYEAARYGTGVFGQSEYLRYQEALRELATVVKARMGSSQRQHQSAAKDLTQSPEMSPTTIQVTYLPSSQKSKRPKHFLELKSFKDNYNTLESTL, from the exons aTGGCGTCTAGCAGTAACTGGCTGTCCGGAGTGAATGTCGTGCTTGTGATGGCATACGGGAGCCTG GTATTTGTACTGCTGTTTATTTTTGTGAAGAGACAAATCATGCGCTTTGCAATGAAATCTAGAAGAGGACCCCATGTCCCTGTGGGACACAATGCCCCCAAG GACTTGAAAGAGGAGATCGATGTTCGACTGTCCAGGGTGCAGGATATCAAGTATGAACCCCAGCTCCTGGCAGATGATGACAccagactgctgcagctggaAACCCAGGGCAATCAAA GTTGCTACAACTATCTATACAGGATGAAAGCTTTAGATGCGATCCGCGCCTCTG AGATCCCATTTCATGCTGAAGGCCGGCACCCCTGTTCTTTAATGGGTAAGAATTTCCGCTCTTACTTGCTAGATCTGCGAAACACTAGCACTCCTTTCAAGGGTGTTCGCAAGGCCCTCATTGATGCTCTGCTTGATGGATATGAGGCAGCCCGCTATGGGACAGGG GTCTTTGGCCAGAGTGAGTACTTGCGGTATCAGGAGGCCTTACGTGAGCTGGCCACTGT AGTCAAAGCACGGATGGGCAGCTCTCAGAGACAACACCAGTCAGCGGCCAAAGACCTAACCCAGTCGCCTGAAATGTCGCCAACAACCATCCAGGTCACATACCTTCCCTCCAGTCAGAAGAGCAAACGTCCTAAGCACTTTCTCGAACTGAAGAGCTTTAAGGACAACTATAACACACTAGAGAGTACGCTATGA